A single window of Sparus aurata chromosome 22, fSpaAur1.1, whole genome shotgun sequence DNA harbors:
- the nhsl1b gene encoding NHS-like protein 1 isoform X6: MRGDRRSSSFRKEKPAGLSRALSWLSVSTLSRQSRRIFHSQSELHAIHTRPAYSHTHLHAVDRDEEDDDNWVYQPQHKIAVSNLDEESKWTVHYTAPWHQQENVFLPGSRPPCVEDLHRQAKVNLKTALRECDKLRKDGFRSSQYYSQGPTFSDPAQSTSSLQDDEDDDIDKKSTASSAEDDKSQLSMRSQTPLGEGGEGSEFDGQVVWTKAPPLPTPEEKMRQTAKAVPTDIVPINVTAAKGYSGDLRPHSMFLPGHYSTLSRVGSVNSTLRRSQTRDSSCQTEEVKIVPPSMRRIRAQRGQGIAAQMAGISASSSTGSISISSSDSSGILMMPHHFNGDPSRFHSLPRGARVSLSADPIYSSTPIKSLEQTTPQRQIGKLQVDDTVVHMRNIPRTGTLPRPKSQELRGTQSSDWGGGPACLVSPHAAYSTSVIPNATLSSSSEVITLNTTGQLSHSPNSAYPAARPLSLASSTNTDPLISSPAAFTHSSTCPALATSTPNRTQQDGGQVVKGPASESGHSDSSVHSHSTLAPTPPSCLPEEQWIYDTPENVVAPHRTLTSSCSTPINQLYNSLDHSSRTTTDSSSVYSQDNDGYYTSMHMDSGLRSRSHGSGHGAAAGRATRHSMYECREMANQEDSGSLYSDRSLSRSISLRKSKKPPLPPARTDSLRRKPGPKKPLGGVSAISGGNEPNGAMLNETLIASLQQSLQMGLRGGKGKGASPSSPSHSPSSDYDDPWVLRPRSQSSISAGSSAASLAANTNGGNASNVYSLCHVTPAHSETSSLRSDYADSWGYYMDFPHNHGDQRAQTPPAHATDNMSAGPHPGELQNGGEIHSNSQAPRAQGQEGGVAVKPKMSTSSPDRVHRLTSPSSGYSSQSNTPTAGTPVPSFIRSMSPSGGRPKPKVPERKSSLLSSVSMSSSSTSLSSNTSDSLKSTGPPPPPPPPLPLSSSSAPNTPLGPPPPFPPPLPPTTTAGTPLRAPPLPPPACSISPEFPPPPSPELLIPPSSSFNGSFSPPPPPPPPFPSMGPPPPPPLPSFAPPSSSPSFVKAVKDSPKPALSESPTKSSKPLITPFALQSVQLRSVKRPEKEINGKSDHTNAQETGMDLLHGLKPQTLQKSLSVDTPTVLPLSNYSPEEDSRNSSPSPVSKLLNELSLDCSITDYTPDSAVENGKPEDQCYFLLNGKESPSPPQSSQSSPVKQKPPAVSKKPKFIPQQVTEPVPPQLEDTTSPSQMEDQVDAPQRQTKEGVKKSKSEQQKEVEISESSEPLEESSETSTDSQDESQISASASQDTSFDQGLCANGEALEEEEEEEGDGTSSTTGSISSKEDDTGEVFDSSTAESSPAPSANGASDENMVTPTPSRTRTTEDLFAAIHRSKRKVLGRKESDDEKNRAGSSPQSPPVTPTAMSPGSTSSLPRQSGSIQRNLRKSCTSSDTFKALLLKKGSRSETSFRMSAAEMLRSTDPRFQRTRSDSELDPPAASPSSPTAPHSPLTSPGRGKRATEEWNRYETFSLSSPTSSSFSTSGSKYGRSRTPPSAASSKYNARCRILSSPMTVICEREGELAENEYGDTAESLSGPAAQTLPRLKDSNGTLSDESRS, translated from the exons AATGTGACAAGCTGAGGAAAGATGGTTTCCGGAGCTCTCAGTACTACTCTCAGGGTCCCACCTTCTCTGACCCCGCACAGTCCACCAGCAGCCTGCAGGACGACGAGGATGACGACATTGATAAGAAG TCCACAGCTTCATCGGCGGAGGACGACAAATCTCAGCTCTCCATGAGGAGCCAGACCCCACTGGGTGAAGGAGGGGAGGGGTCTGAGTTTGATGGGCAGGTGGTATGGACCAAGGCTCCACCCCTCCCCACCCCAGAAGAGAAGATGAGGCAGACGGCCAAGGCCGTGCCCACGGACATAGTCCCCATTAACGTCACAG CAGCAAAAGGATACAGCGGAGATCTCCGGCCACATTCCATGTTCCTACCAGGACACTACTCCACCTTGAGCAGAGTCGGGAGCGTCAACTCGACGCTCCGACGTTCACAGACCAGAGATTCCAGCTGCCAGACGGAAGAAGTGAAGATTGTACCGCCGTCCATGAGAAGGATCCGTGCTCAGCGTGGACAAGGAATCGCTGCTCAGATGGCCGGCATATCTGCTtcttcttcaacaggaagtaTATCCATCTCGAGTAGTGACAGCTCTGGGATCTTGATGATGCCGCATCACTTCAACGGAGATCCTTCCCGTTTTCACAGTCTGCCCCGTGGTGCCAGGGTGTCGCTCAGTGCTGACCCCATCTATAGCAGCACCCCCATCAAGTCGTTGGAGCAGACTACTCCTCAGAGGCAGATTGGAAAGCTACAGGTTGACGATACAGTGGTGCATATGAGAAACATCCCGAGGACAGGCACACTGCCCAGGCCCAAGTCTCAGGAACTGAGAGGGACACAGTCCAGTGATTGGGGCGGTGGTCCAGCATGTCTGGTCTCCCCACATGCTGCCTACTCCACCTCAGTCATCCCTAACGCCACCCTATCCAGCTCCTCTGAGGTCATCACACTAAACACCACCGGTCAGCTCTCCCACTCCCCAAACTCGGCTTACCCAGCAGCGCGGCCACTCAGTCTGGCTTCCTCTACCAACACAGACCCCCTGATCTCCAGTCCAGCAGCCTTCacccacagctccacctgcccAGCCTTGGCCACCTCTACCCCGAATCGTACCCAACAGGATGGTGGTCAGGTAGTCAAAGGTCCTGCCAGCGAGTCAGGGCACTCGGACAGCAGCGTACACAGCCACAGCACCTTGGCCCCCACACCGCCATCCTGCCTGCCGGAGGAGCAGTGGATCTACGACACGCCGGAAAATGTTGTGGCTCCACACCGCACTCTgacctccagctgctccactCCTATTAACCAGCTGTATAACAGCCTGGACCACTCTTCCAGGACCACTACTGACTCCAGCTCTGTCTACTCCCAAGACAACGATGGGTACTACACCTCCATGCACATGGACTCAGGCCTTCGCTCTCGCAGCCACGGCAGCGGGCATGGTGCAGCAGCTGGAAGAGCCACCCGGCATAGCATGTACGAGTGTCGCGAGATGGCCAATCAGGAAGACTCTGGAAGCTTGTACAGCGACCGCTCTCTGTCCCGCAGCATCTCCCTCCGCAAGTCCAAGAAGCCTCCACTGCCCCCGGCTCGCACAGACTCTCTTAGACGCAAACCTGGACCGAAAAAGCCCCTAGGAGGCGTAAGCGCCATCAGCGGCGGCAACGAGCCAAACGGTGCCATGCTCAATGAGACTCTTATTGCCAGCTTGCAGCAGAGCCTACAGATGGGCCTGAGAGGAGGGAAAGGTAAAGGGGCCTCACCGTCTTCACCCTCTCACAGCCCAAGCAGTGACTACGATGACCCTTGGGTGCTACGGCCACGGAGTCAGAGCAGCATCAGTGCAGGTAGCTCTGCAGCGTCGCTAGCAGCTAACACAAACGGTGGCAATGCTTCTAATGTATACTCGCTTTGCCATGTGACGCCTGCTCACAGCGAGACGAGCAGCTTGCGCTCGGACTATGCTGACTCCTGGGGATACTACATGGACTTCCCTCATAACCATGGCGATCAGAGGGCACAGACTCCTCCAGCCCACGCCACAGATAACATGTCGGCTGGTCCTCACCCAGGAGAGTTGCAGAATGGAGGCGAGATTCACAGCAACAGCCAGGCACCTCGAGCTCAAGGCCAGGAGGGAGGGGTAGCAGTGAAGCCCAAAATGTCCACCTCCTCACCGGACAGGGTGCACAGACTGACCTCCCCGTCAAGCGGCTACTCCAGCCAGTCCAACACCCCCACAGCAGGAACCCCGGTGCCCTCCTTCATCAGGTCCATGTCTCCCTCCGGCGGCCGGCCCAAGCCCAAAGTGCCTGAGAGAAAgtcatctctcctctcctccgtaTCCatgtcctcctcttccacctccctctcctccaacACCTCAGACTCACTTAAAAGCACCGgacctccccctccacctcctccacccctgcccctctcttcctcctcagctcccaACACCCCTCTCGGCCCACCTCCACCCTTCCCTCCCCCTCTACCTCCAACGACCACTGCAGGCACTCCTCTGCGAGCTCCCCCATTACCACCCCCTGCCTGCTCCATCTCCCCAGAattccctcctcctccgtccCCTGAGTTGCTAATCCCCCCCAGTTCATCCTTCAACGGGAGCTTCAGTCCTCCCCCTCCGCCTCCCCCTCCTTTCCCCTCCATGGGGCCACCGCCACCTCCTCCACTGCCTTCTTTTGCcccaccttcctcctctccatcttttgtGAAGGCAGTTAAAGATTCTCCTAAACCAGCTCTTTCCGAGAGCCCCACAAAGTCATCTAAGCCCCTGATCACCCCGTTTGCACTGCAGAGCGTTCAACTCCGCTCTGTTAAACGGCCAGAGAAGGAGATTAACGGCAAATCAGACCACACAAACGCTCAGGAAACAGGGATGGACCTCCTTCACGGTCTAAAGCCCCAGACCCTGCAGAAGTCTCTCTCCGTGGACACTCCCACCGTGTTACCCCTTTCAAACTACTCCCCAGAGGAAGATTCACGTAACTCCTCGCCATCACCTGTgtcaaagcttttaaatgaattgTCTTTGGACTGCAGCATCACAGATTACACACCAGACAGTGCTGTTGAAAATGGAAAACCCGAGGATCAGTGTTACTTTCTCTTAAATGGAAAAGAAAGTCCCAGTCCCCCACAGAGCTCCCAAAGCTCTCCTGTCAAACAGAAGCCTCCGGCAGTCTCAAAGAAACCCAAGTTTATCCCTCAACAAGTCACCGAACCGGTTCCACCTCAGCTTGAGGATACAACCAGTCCGTCTCAGATGGAAGACCAAGTAGATgcaccacaaagacagacaaaggAAGGGGTGAAAAAGAGTAAAAGTGAGCAACAGAAGGAAGTGGAAATTTCAGAGAGCTCAGAGCCTCTCGAAGAGAGCAGTGAAACATCAACAGACAGCCAGGACGAGTCCCAGATCTCTGCTTCTGCCAGCCAGGACACAAGTTTTGACCAAGGGTTGTGTGCCAATGGAGAAGCTcttgaagaggaagaggaggaggagggagatgggACAAGTAGCACGACCGGATCCATCAGCTCCAAGGAGGACGACACCG GTGAGGTGTTCGACTCCAGTACGGCTGAATCGTCTCCGGCCCCGTCAGCCAACGGGGCATCCGATGAGAACATGGTGACCCCGACTCCGTCGCGGACTCGGACCACTGAGGACCTGTTTGCCGCCATTCACAG GTCGAAGCGCAAGGTCCTGGGCCGCAAGGAGTCTGACGACGAGAAGAACCGGGCTGGGAGCAGCCCACAGTCTCCACCTGTCACCCCCACAGCCATGTCCCCAGGGTCCACGTCTTCCTTGCCCCGCCAGTCGGGCTCGATCCAGCGAAACCTCCGCAAGTCCTGCACCAGCAGCGACACCTTCAAAGCCCTGCTCCTGAAGAAGGGCAGCCGCTCAGAGACCAGCTTCAGGATGTCGGCAGCTGAGATGCTTCGCTCCACTGACCCTCGCTTCCAGAGAACCCGCTCCGACTCAGAGCTGGACCCCCCTGCTGCTTCACCCTCCTCACCGACGGCGCCACACAGCCCCCTAACCTCCCCTGGCCGTGGTAAGAGGGCGACAGAAGAGTGGAATCGCTACGAGACCTTCTCTCTGTCCTCGCCGACTTCATCGTCCTTCTCGACGAGCGGGTCGAAATACGGGCGCTCACGCACGCCGCCGTCTGCCGCCAGCAGCAAGTACAATGCGCGCTGCCGAATCCTCAGCAGCCCAATGACTGTAATCTGTGAGCGCGAGGGCGAGCTGGCTGAGAACGAGTACGGAGACACTGCAGAGAGTCTGTCAGGACCAGCGGCCCAGACTCTCCCTAGGCTCAAAGACTCCAATGGCACTTTATCTGACGAGAGCAGAAGTTAA
- the nhsl1b gene encoding NHS-like protein 1 isoform X3, whose protein sequence is MRGDRRSSSFRKEKPAGLSRALSWLSVSTLSRQSRRIFHSQSELHAIHTRPAYSHTHLHAVDRDEEDDDNWVYQPQHKIAVSNLDEESKWTVHYTAPWHQQENVFLPGSRPPCVEDLHRQAKVNLKTALRECDKLRKDGFRSSQYYSQGPTFSDPAQSTSSLQDDEDDDIDKKSTASSAEDDKSQLSMRSQTPLGEGGEGSEFDGQVVWTKAPPLPTPEEKMRQTAKAVPTDIVPINVTGAVFDRQASIRRSLINTDTVSRRPKKVKRRKTISGLPDNINQELAAKGYSGDLRPHSMFLPGHYSTLSRVGSVNSTLRRSQTRDSSCQTEEVKIVPPSMRRIRAQRGQGIAAQMAGISASSSTGSISISSSDSSGILMMPHHFNGDPSRFHSLPRGARVSLSADPIYSSTPIKSLEQTTPQRQIGKLQVDDTVVHMRNIPRTGTLPRPKSQELRGTQSSDWGGGPACLVSPHAAYSTSVIPNATLSSSSEVITLNTTGQLSHSPNSAYPAARPLSLASSTNTDPLISSPAAFTHSSTCPALATSTPNRTQQDGGQVVKGPASESGHSDSSVHSHSTLAPTPPSCLPEEQWIYDTPENVVAPHRTLTSSCSTPINQLYNSLDHSSRTTTDSSSVYSQDNDGYYTSMHMDSGLRSRSHGSGHGAAAGRATRHSMYECREMANQEDSGSLYSDRSLSRSISLRKSKKPPLPPARTDSLRRKPGPKKPLGGVSAISGGNEPNGAMLNETLIASLQQSLQMGLRGGKGKGASPSSPSHSPSSDYDDPWVLRPRSQSSISAGSSAASLAANTNGGNASNVYSLCHVTPAHSETSSLRSDYADSWGYYMDFPHNHGDQRAQTPPAHATDNMSAGPHPGELQNGGEIHSNSQAPRAQGQEGGVAVKPKMSTSSPDRVHRLTSPSSGYSSQSNTPTAGTPVPSFIRSMSPSGGRPKPKVPERKSSLLSSVSMSSSSTSLSSNTSDSLKSTGPPPPPPPPLPLSSSSAPNTPLGPPPPFPPPLPPTTTAGTPLRAPPLPPPACSISPEFPPPPSPELLIPPSSSFNGSFSPPPPPPPPFPSMGPPPPPPLPSFAPPSSSPSFVKAVKDSPKPALSESPTKSSKPLITPFALQSVQLRSVKRPEKEINGKSDHTNAQETGMDLLHGLKPQTLQKSLSVDTPTVLPLSNYSPEEDSRNSSPSPVSKLLNELSLDCSITDYTPDSAVENGKPEDQCYFLLNGKESPSPPQSSQSSPVKQKPPAVSKKPKFIPQQVTEPVPPQLEDTTSPSQMEDQVDAPQRQTKEGVKKSKSEQQKEVEISESSEPLEESSETSTDSQDESQISASASQDTSFDQGLCANGEALEEEEEEEGDGTSSTTGSISSKEDDTGEVFDSSTAESSPAPSANGASDENMVTPTPSRTRTTEDLFAAIHRSKRKVLGRKESDDEKNRAGSSPQSPPVTPTAMSPGSTSSLPRQSGSIQRNLRKSCTSSDTFKALLLKKGSRSETSFRMSAAEMLRSTDPRFQRTRSDSELDPPAASPSSPTAPHSPLTSPGRGKRATEEWNRYETFSLSSPTSSSFSTSGSKYGRSRTPPSAASSKYNARCRILSSPMTVICEREGELAENEYGDTAESLSGPAAQTLPRLKDSNGTLSDESRS, encoded by the exons AATGTGACAAGCTGAGGAAAGATGGTTTCCGGAGCTCTCAGTACTACTCTCAGGGTCCCACCTTCTCTGACCCCGCACAGTCCACCAGCAGCCTGCAGGACGACGAGGATGACGACATTGATAAGAAG TCCACAGCTTCATCGGCGGAGGACGACAAATCTCAGCTCTCCATGAGGAGCCAGACCCCACTGGGTGAAGGAGGGGAGGGGTCTGAGTTTGATGGGCAGGTGGTATGGACCAAGGCTCCACCCCTCCCCACCCCAGAAGAGAAGATGAGGCAGACGGCCAAGGCCGTGCCCACGGACATAGTCCCCATTAACGTCACAG GGGCAGTGTTTGACCGACAGGCGAGCATCCGGCGCTCCCTCATTAACACTGACACCGTGTCCCGCCGGCCCAAGAAGGTCAAACGCAGAAAGACTATATCAGGGCTGCCTGACAACATCAACCAGGAGCTAG CAGCAAAAGGATACAGCGGAGATCTCCGGCCACATTCCATGTTCCTACCAGGACACTACTCCACCTTGAGCAGAGTCGGGAGCGTCAACTCGACGCTCCGACGTTCACAGACCAGAGATTCCAGCTGCCAGACGGAAGAAGTGAAGATTGTACCGCCGTCCATGAGAAGGATCCGTGCTCAGCGTGGACAAGGAATCGCTGCTCAGATGGCCGGCATATCTGCTtcttcttcaacaggaagtaTATCCATCTCGAGTAGTGACAGCTCTGGGATCTTGATGATGCCGCATCACTTCAACGGAGATCCTTCCCGTTTTCACAGTCTGCCCCGTGGTGCCAGGGTGTCGCTCAGTGCTGACCCCATCTATAGCAGCACCCCCATCAAGTCGTTGGAGCAGACTACTCCTCAGAGGCAGATTGGAAAGCTACAGGTTGACGATACAGTGGTGCATATGAGAAACATCCCGAGGACAGGCACACTGCCCAGGCCCAAGTCTCAGGAACTGAGAGGGACACAGTCCAGTGATTGGGGCGGTGGTCCAGCATGTCTGGTCTCCCCACATGCTGCCTACTCCACCTCAGTCATCCCTAACGCCACCCTATCCAGCTCCTCTGAGGTCATCACACTAAACACCACCGGTCAGCTCTCCCACTCCCCAAACTCGGCTTACCCAGCAGCGCGGCCACTCAGTCTGGCTTCCTCTACCAACACAGACCCCCTGATCTCCAGTCCAGCAGCCTTCacccacagctccacctgcccAGCCTTGGCCACCTCTACCCCGAATCGTACCCAACAGGATGGTGGTCAGGTAGTCAAAGGTCCTGCCAGCGAGTCAGGGCACTCGGACAGCAGCGTACACAGCCACAGCACCTTGGCCCCCACACCGCCATCCTGCCTGCCGGAGGAGCAGTGGATCTACGACACGCCGGAAAATGTTGTGGCTCCACACCGCACTCTgacctccagctgctccactCCTATTAACCAGCTGTATAACAGCCTGGACCACTCTTCCAGGACCACTACTGACTCCAGCTCTGTCTACTCCCAAGACAACGATGGGTACTACACCTCCATGCACATGGACTCAGGCCTTCGCTCTCGCAGCCACGGCAGCGGGCATGGTGCAGCAGCTGGAAGAGCCACCCGGCATAGCATGTACGAGTGTCGCGAGATGGCCAATCAGGAAGACTCTGGAAGCTTGTACAGCGACCGCTCTCTGTCCCGCAGCATCTCCCTCCGCAAGTCCAAGAAGCCTCCACTGCCCCCGGCTCGCACAGACTCTCTTAGACGCAAACCTGGACCGAAAAAGCCCCTAGGAGGCGTAAGCGCCATCAGCGGCGGCAACGAGCCAAACGGTGCCATGCTCAATGAGACTCTTATTGCCAGCTTGCAGCAGAGCCTACAGATGGGCCTGAGAGGAGGGAAAGGTAAAGGGGCCTCACCGTCTTCACCCTCTCACAGCCCAAGCAGTGACTACGATGACCCTTGGGTGCTACGGCCACGGAGTCAGAGCAGCATCAGTGCAGGTAGCTCTGCAGCGTCGCTAGCAGCTAACACAAACGGTGGCAATGCTTCTAATGTATACTCGCTTTGCCATGTGACGCCTGCTCACAGCGAGACGAGCAGCTTGCGCTCGGACTATGCTGACTCCTGGGGATACTACATGGACTTCCCTCATAACCATGGCGATCAGAGGGCACAGACTCCTCCAGCCCACGCCACAGATAACATGTCGGCTGGTCCTCACCCAGGAGAGTTGCAGAATGGAGGCGAGATTCACAGCAACAGCCAGGCACCTCGAGCTCAAGGCCAGGAGGGAGGGGTAGCAGTGAAGCCCAAAATGTCCACCTCCTCACCGGACAGGGTGCACAGACTGACCTCCCCGTCAAGCGGCTACTCCAGCCAGTCCAACACCCCCACAGCAGGAACCCCGGTGCCCTCCTTCATCAGGTCCATGTCTCCCTCCGGCGGCCGGCCCAAGCCCAAAGTGCCTGAGAGAAAgtcatctctcctctcctccgtaTCCatgtcctcctcttccacctccctctcctccaacACCTCAGACTCACTTAAAAGCACCGgacctccccctccacctcctccacccctgcccctctcttcctcctcagctcccaACACCCCTCTCGGCCCACCTCCACCCTTCCCTCCCCCTCTACCTCCAACGACCACTGCAGGCACTCCTCTGCGAGCTCCCCCATTACCACCCCCTGCCTGCTCCATCTCCCCAGAattccctcctcctccgtccCCTGAGTTGCTAATCCCCCCCAGTTCATCCTTCAACGGGAGCTTCAGTCCTCCCCCTCCGCCTCCCCCTCCTTTCCCCTCCATGGGGCCACCGCCACCTCCTCCACTGCCTTCTTTTGCcccaccttcctcctctccatcttttgtGAAGGCAGTTAAAGATTCTCCTAAACCAGCTCTTTCCGAGAGCCCCACAAAGTCATCTAAGCCCCTGATCACCCCGTTTGCACTGCAGAGCGTTCAACTCCGCTCTGTTAAACGGCCAGAGAAGGAGATTAACGGCAAATCAGACCACACAAACGCTCAGGAAACAGGGATGGACCTCCTTCACGGTCTAAAGCCCCAGACCCTGCAGAAGTCTCTCTCCGTGGACACTCCCACCGTGTTACCCCTTTCAAACTACTCCCCAGAGGAAGATTCACGTAACTCCTCGCCATCACCTGTgtcaaagcttttaaatgaattgTCTTTGGACTGCAGCATCACAGATTACACACCAGACAGTGCTGTTGAAAATGGAAAACCCGAGGATCAGTGTTACTTTCTCTTAAATGGAAAAGAAAGTCCCAGTCCCCCACAGAGCTCCCAAAGCTCTCCTGTCAAACAGAAGCCTCCGGCAGTCTCAAAGAAACCCAAGTTTATCCCTCAACAAGTCACCGAACCGGTTCCACCTCAGCTTGAGGATACAACCAGTCCGTCTCAGATGGAAGACCAAGTAGATgcaccacaaagacagacaaaggAAGGGGTGAAAAAGAGTAAAAGTGAGCAACAGAAGGAAGTGGAAATTTCAGAGAGCTCAGAGCCTCTCGAAGAGAGCAGTGAAACATCAACAGACAGCCAGGACGAGTCCCAGATCTCTGCTTCTGCCAGCCAGGACACAAGTTTTGACCAAGGGTTGTGTGCCAATGGAGAAGCTcttgaagaggaagaggaggaggagggagatgggACAAGTAGCACGACCGGATCCATCAGCTCCAAGGAGGACGACACCG GTGAGGTGTTCGACTCCAGTACGGCTGAATCGTCTCCGGCCCCGTCAGCCAACGGGGCATCCGATGAGAACATGGTGACCCCGACTCCGTCGCGGACTCGGACCACTGAGGACCTGTTTGCCGCCATTCACAG GTCGAAGCGCAAGGTCCTGGGCCGCAAGGAGTCTGACGACGAGAAGAACCGGGCTGGGAGCAGCCCACAGTCTCCACCTGTCACCCCCACAGCCATGTCCCCAGGGTCCACGTCTTCCTTGCCCCGCCAGTCGGGCTCGATCCAGCGAAACCTCCGCAAGTCCTGCACCAGCAGCGACACCTTCAAAGCCCTGCTCCTGAAGAAGGGCAGCCGCTCAGAGACCAGCTTCAGGATGTCGGCAGCTGAGATGCTTCGCTCCACTGACCCTCGCTTCCAGAGAACCCGCTCCGACTCAGAGCTGGACCCCCCTGCTGCTTCACCCTCCTCACCGACGGCGCCACACAGCCCCCTAACCTCCCCTGGCCGTGGTAAGAGGGCGACAGAAGAGTGGAATCGCTACGAGACCTTCTCTCTGTCCTCGCCGACTTCATCGTCCTTCTCGACGAGCGGGTCGAAATACGGGCGCTCACGCACGCCGCCGTCTGCCGCCAGCAGCAAGTACAATGCGCGCTGCCGAATCCTCAGCAGCCCAATGACTGTAATCTGTGAGCGCGAGGGCGAGCTGGCTGAGAACGAGTACGGAGACACTGCAGAGAGTCTGTCAGGACCAGCGGCCCAGACTCTCCCTAGGCTCAAAGACTCCAATGGCACTTTATCTGACGAGAGCAGAAGTTAA